A section of the Cherax quadricarinatus isolate ZL_2023a chromosome 97, ASM3850222v1, whole genome shotgun sequence genome encodes:
- the LOC128706017 gene encoding piggyBac transposable element-derived protein 3-like: MSINEKLFYGEPSSTRSKYVCILEDSDSELEVGDLELLDSGDEYLSLDVLMSSDDEEEERPAKTQKLVKKKKGITIEEYPDEEHIYDDLVLQGQPRWFQVDLKNDPLPVYEHEKPLEIRSPYEYFCDFFTPDMVDNIAYQTNLYAKRKTKLTDFATDSEEIMRFIGILLFMIIAPLPSLEDYWKSSFRLPQVAEVMGSKRFGLLRRTIHFNDNTQKDNDRFHKIRPLYTALTNACVKVPATPRQSIDEVMVGFKGETAGNLRQYIKTKPDKWGFKLFCRASEDGIIHDILMYQGTPTFDSHPIKLQQEETKLPISTKIVLVLAATINKTNTSAIYADNFFSSLPLVKLLRDKYNCRYTGTVRENRCGKPELMSVKQMEKKSVDRGNFSFKNNDGVLVVRWKYNKVVTLVTSDVGVNPVSLVERYNKDTKTKTHFQCPAVIKNYNANMGSIDKSNMLVHLYKTPMKSKRWYMRLFAYVLDLSVVNAWLLYCRDCRALNTKCMALKYFRNDISVTARSKGQKFRGSTLRASARASPSTSNGVSIVKALQGQRAERPNDSVRLDRALNHLPVAGKKPLSCKYCSNSKKSVTSSYHCSVCKVNLCIKKDKNCFIDFHSSN; the protein is encoded by the exons atgtcg atcaatgagaaattgttttatggggagccctCCAGCACCAGGTCAAAATATGTCTGTATATTGGAGGACAGTGACTCAGAACTGGAGGTTGGCGACCTAGAATTGCTTGACAGTGGCGATGAATACTTGTCACTGGATGTGTtgatgtcaagtgatgatgaggaggaagaaaggccagccaaaacgCAGAAATTAgtcaagaaaaagaaaggtattaCGATTGAGGAGTACCCTGATGAAGAACACATTTATGATGATCTTGTTCTTCAAGGTCAACCTCGATGGTTCCAGGTTGACCTCAAAAATGACCCTTTGCCTGTatatgaacatgaaaagcctcttgaAATTAGGTCTCCATATGAGTATTTTTGTGATTTCTTTACTCCAGACATGGTAGATAACATagcatatcaaacaaatttgtatgCCAAACGAAAAACCAAACTTACTGATTTTgcaacagattctgaagagattatgaggttcataggtattttgttgttcatgaTTATTGCTCCATTACCATCACTCGAAGACTATTGGAAAAGTTCATTTAGGCTGCCCCAGGTTGCAGAAGTCATGGGGTCTAAGAGGTTTGGGTTACTTAGACGTACAATTCATTTCAATGACAACACAcaaaaggataatgacagattccacaaaataaggcctctttacactgcactaactaatgcttgcgtgaaagttccagctacacccaGGCAGTCTATTGATGAAGTTATGGTTGGTTTCAAGGGTGAAACTGCTGGAAACCTAAGACAGTACATCAAAACCAAACCAgacaagtggggtttcaaactgTTTTGTCGTGCAagtgaagatggaatcatacatgatatactcatgtatcaaggcacaccaacttttgacagccatcccATAAAGCTTCAACAGGAAGAAACTAAACTACCAATAAGtacaaagattgttctggtacttgcaGCAACTATAAACAAGACCaacacatcagcaatctatgctgacaatttcttttcaagtctacctttggtcaagctactaagagataagtataactgcagatacactggaacagtacgtgaaaatagatgtggtaagccagaACTGATGTCTGTCAAACAAATGGAAAAGAAAAGTGTGGACAGGGGCAATTTTAGCTTCAAAAACAatgatggtgtccttgttgtaAGATGGAAGTATAACAaagttgtgactttagtgacaaGTGATGTAGGGGTCAATCCTGTGAGTCTTGTTGAAAGATATAACAAGGATACAAAGACCAAAACCCACTTCCAgtgccctgcagtcatcaagaactataatgcaaacatgggaagtattgacaaaagtaacatgttggtgcatctgtacaaaacaccaatgaaatctaaacgttggtacatgcggctgTTTGCCTATGTTCTTGATCTTtctgttgtgaatgcatggcttctTTACTGCCGTGATTGTCGAGCACTAAATACCAAGTGCATGGCATTGAAGTATTTCAGGAATGATATCTCTGTCACTGCAAGGTCTAAAGGACAAAAGTTTAGAGGCAGCACCCTAAGAGCATCTGCAAGAGCTTCACCAAGTACTTCCAATGGTGTCAGCATAGTGAAAGCTCTGCAGGGCCAACGTGCAGAAAGGCCCAATGACAGTGTTAGGCTTGACAGAGCTCTAAACCACTTGCCAGTGGCAGGGAAGAAGCCGCTtagttgcaagtattgcagcaactcGAAGAAATCTGTCACATCCTCATACCACtgttctgtatgcaaagtaaatctgtgcataaagaaaGATAAAAATTGCTTCATAGACTTCCATTCTAGCAATTAG